Genomic DNA from Dehalogenimonas lykanthroporepellens BL-DC-9:
TTCGGTTCCCAAAACGGGAATCGAATTGACCTATGCCTGCCCGCCGAAAACTGTGCTGATCAGGTAGGCCGTATAGCCCACGTAACAGACCAGCAGCACCGCGCCCTCGATGCGGTTGATACGTCCCGGTCCCCGGAATCCATAGCCGATGACGAACAGTGACAGGGTCAGAGCGGCCATCACCAGTATGTCGCGGTTGAAGACTTCCGGCCCAACGGCCAGCGGGTGAATCGTACAGGCAATCCCCACCACCGCCAGGGTGTTGAAAAGGTTGGAGCCCAGGATATTGCCGAGAGCGATATCGTGTTCGCCCTTCCTGGCCGCAATGATTGATGAAGCCAGTTCCGGCAGCGAGGTGCCCACCGCGACAATGGTCAGGCCGATGATCAGGTCGCTGACCCCGAACCCATGAGCGATCTCTACCGCGCCCCAGACCAGGATGCGGGAGCTGACGATGAGTAGCGCCAACCCCACCACCAACCAGAAGACCGCACGGCGGATCGGCATGGCGCGGACGTCCAGTTCCTGCTCCATCTCGCTTCCCAGCGCATCCTCTTTTTTCCGCAACCCCTGCCAGATGGTCCAGGCCATCAGGCCGCCGAACACGGCCAGCAGCACAACGGCATCGAGATGGGTGATCTCGCCATCCCAGAGTTGCCAAGCCGCCAGGGCGGTCACCACCGTGAGGATGGGCAGTTCCTTGCGCAGCACCTGCGAATGTACGGCGATGGGGCTGATCAATGCTGTCACCCCCAGGATCAGGGCGATGTTGGTGATGTTCGAGCCGTAGGCGTTCCCCAGGGCGATGCCCGGGTTACCCTGCGAAGCGGCCAGCGCCGATACCACCATCTCCGGCGCGGAGGTGCCAAACCCGACAATCACCATGCCGATCAAGAGCGGCGGCATGCCGAAATGGCGGGCGGTGGAGGCTGATCCCTCCACAAAACGGTCGGCGCTCCAGACGAGGAGCGCCAAACCAAAAATTACAGCGATGAAGGCCAGTGTCATACAGAACAAAAACTCCCTGAAAGCATATGCACGGGATTACCCCTTCGGCGGATATGGATCGTTCCCGTGGCTGTCCTTGTTCTGGATCTTCCCATCCTTGCCGTGGATGTAGAACTCGGTGCCTTGGTTCTGGCTGATCTTGCGTCCGGCATCAACGGCATCCTGCTTCTTGTCGAAGTGACCGCTGCTACGGGTCGCGCCGTCCTTCTTGACGTCCCAACCGCCGTCGGCGTTGGGCACGACATGATGTGATCCTGGTTTTTTTGGCATGGTCGCCTCCTGTGTCTTTGTCTTGAGTAACACCTTAGCTATTCAGACGGAATTATTTCGATCCGAGGATCACGACTAATCAAATCAAAACGTCCGTCAGTCGCCCTCGTGAAAGCAAATCGGTAATCATCAGCAATGCGATCAAATGGCCATTCTTCTGAAACTTTAACCGCCATCCTCTGGAGTCCGTCCGGACTGCATAGGTACATGCTCTGATTGTAACGACGAAGGTAGTGTCCCGTCAAGTGGTGTAAATTCATCATTGGTGGTTTCCCGAATAATCAAGCTGGTAAAGCCATGATCAGGGGTTCCTCCTGCGCCCCTTCCAGCGTTTTCTTCATCGAATCCAAAGAAAAGTAGCGTCGTCCGACCTCCCACTCGTCCTGCTGTTCCATTAACACCGCCCCAATCAGCCTGATTACCGATTGGCTGTTGGGAAAGATGCCGACCACATTACTGCGGCGCTTGATTTCCTTGTTCAGTCTCTCCAGGGGATTGGTAGAGTACAGTTGCCGCCAGTGTTCCCGGGGGAAGGCGGTATAGGCCAGGATATCCGGTTCTGCCTCTTCCAATTGGTCGGCAACAGGACCGAATCGGAGTCTGAGGTTATCGGCTACCCGGCGGAGCTGGCTGTAAGCGCTGTCGCGGTCAGGTTGAGCGAAGATGGTCCGGATAGCGGCAGATACCATAGCCTGGGCGCCCCGCGGCACTCTGGCCAGCGCATTGCGCATGAAGTGCACCCGGCAGCGTTGCCACGATACCCCGGTGAGTACCGTGCTGATGGCTTCCTTCAGTCCCAGATGAGCATCACTGATTACCAGCATCACCCCGCTCAAACCACGGCTGACCAACCCCCGCAGAAACTCTTTCCAGAATACACCGTCTTCACTGGGGCCGACCTCAAGCCCGATGATCTCGCGTTCTCCGGTTTCACGGACGCCGTAGGCGATAATTACCGCCTGACTGACCACCCGCCCTGAATCCCTGACCTTGACGTAGGTCGCATCCAGCCACAGATAGGGATAACGCCATAACAAAGGCCGGTGGCGCCATCGTTCCACTTCATCGTCCAGAGCCCCGCATATTCGCGATACCTCGCTCTTACTGACCCCGTTAAGCCCCAGTGACTGAACCAGAGATTCCACCTTGCGGGTGCTGATGCCCAATACATAGGCTTCCTGGATTACCGCCAGCAAGGCTTGTTCCGCCCGGCGCCGGGGCTCGAGCAAGCTGGGGAAATAACTGCCGTCCCGCAACCGGGGAATCGCCAAGGGTATCGTGCCGGCCCGGGTGTCCCAGATACGCCCCCGGTAGCCGTTACGGTAGGTTAAACGACCGTTACTGCGCTCATGTTTCTCAGCTCCGGTCTTCTGCTTAACCTCAAGCTCCATGACCGCTTCGGCCAGCATTTTCACCCCTTCTTTTAGAAAATCAAGCTCGCTGTCACTTCCTGACTTGCGTAGCAATTCCAAAAGTGTCATCCTGTCTTTGGCCATTGTCGTGGTTACCTCCTGAAAGTTTGTGTTGTTACTTTCTTTCAAGAAACCACACAATGGCCTGCTTTTTCAACTCCAGGAATTTACACCACGTATTGGGATTCTACTAACGACGAACCAAGATCGTATCAGCGTCGGGTATCTTCTCCAGAGTAAACCTGGGGAACGATGGGATATTGGCTGGTTCACTATCGAAATTGGACCAATGGAGATCAAGCCAAGCCTGAGTCTGCTCGCTGACCTGGCAGCGCAATGCCGCGATTGTGTCTGGCTCACGAAGCTTTTTACGGACCATGGATGGTGAATTCCCAATATCTATATCACACGAAGCCAGTTCCGTGGCAGACGCACGCGAACGCACTCCGGCAAGAAAGGCCCATGCGGCCTTTTCTGAAGGAACGCCAAGCTCAACCAAGAGTGCGATGGCCGCAAGAATCTCCGATAACTCTTCGTTTCCGATCTGTTTGAGCTGCTGTGCAGCGGCGTGGATCAGCCAAGGGAACTGAAAACCATAGGCCTCCTTGCACGCGTCATCTGCCTCATCGGTCAATTCAAGAATCTCACGCATCGGGCAGCCTGAAATCCAAGCTCCCCGAATCATGTCTAAAACATTCTTTTCAGGAAGATTGACAACAACACCTTTGGCATTCTCCCGCGCCCATTCTTCCAGCCATTCCAGAAATGTCAGCGTGGACTGAAGGTTGGTAGTGTCCCGTCAAGTGGTGTAAATTCATCATTGGTGGTTTCCCGAATAATCAAGCTGGTAAAGCCATGATCAGGGGTTCCTCCTGCGCCCCTTCCAGCGTTTTCTTCATCGAATCCAAAGAAAAGTAGCGTCGTCCGACCTCCCACTCGTCCTGCTGTTCCATTAACACCGCCCCAATCAGCCTGATTACCGATTGGCTGTTGGGAAAGATGCCGACCACATTACTGCGGCGCTTGATTTCCTTATTCAGTCTCTCCAGGGGATTGGTAGAGTACAGTTGCCGCCAGTGTTCCCGGGGGAAAGCGGTATAGGCCAGGATATCCGGTTCTGCCTCTTCCAGTTGGTCGGCAACAGGACCGAATCGGAGTCTGAGGTTATCGGCTACCCGGCGGAG
This window encodes:
- a CDS encoding Protein of unknown function DUF2188 (PFAM: Protein of unknown function DUF2188~KEGG: lpc:LPC_2134 hypothetical protein), giving the protein MPKKPGSHHVVPNADGGWDVKKDGATRSSGHFDKKQDAVDAGRKISQNQGTEFYIHGKDGKIQNKDSHGNDPYPPKG
- a CDS encoding Na+/Ca+ antiporter, CaCA family (KEGG: dde:Dde_1854 K+-dependent Na+/Ca+ exchanger related-protein~TIGRFAM: Na+/Ca+ antiporter, CaCA family~PFAM: sodium/calcium exchanger membrane region), whose amino-acid sequence is MTLAFIAVIFGLALLVWSADRFVEGSASTARHFGMPPLLIGMVIVGFGTSAPEMVVSALAASQGNPGIALGNAYGSNITNIALILGVTALISPIAVHSQVLRKELPILTVVTALAAWQLWDGEITHLDAVVLLAVFGGLMAWTIWQGLRKKEDALGSEMEQELDVRAMPIRRAVFWLVVGLALLIVSSRILVWGAVEIAHGFGVSDLIIGLTIVAVGTSLPELASSIIAARKGEHDIALGNILGSNLFNTLAVVGIACTIHPLAVGPEVFNRDILVMAALTLSLFVIGYGFRGPGRINRIEGAVLLVCYVGYTAYLISTVFGGQA
- a CDS encoding hypothetical protein (KEGG: cfa:476028 similar to Protein C11orf2 (Another new gene 2 protein)), with the translated sequence MREILELTDEADDACKEAYGFQFPWLIHAAAQQLKQIGNEELSEILAAIALLVELGVPSEKAAWAFLAGVRSRASATELASCDIDIGNSPSMVRKKLREPDTIAALRCQVSEQTQAWLDLHWSNFDSEPANIPSFPRFTLEKIPDADTILVRR
- a CDS encoding transposase mutator type (KEGG: sth:STH2289 transposase~manually curated~PFAM: transposase mutator type) → MAKDRMTLLELLRKSGSDSELDFLKEGVKMLAEAVMELEVKQKTGAEKHERSNGRLTYRNGYRGRIWDTRAGTIPLAIPRLRDGSYFPSLLEPRRRAEQALLAVIQEAYVLGISTRKVESLVQSLGLNGVSKSEVSRICGALDDEVERWRHRPLLWRYPYLWLDATYVKVRDSGRVVSQAVIIAYGVRETGEREIIGLEVGPSEDGVFWKEFLRGLVSRGLSGVMLVISDAHLGLKEAISTVLTGVSWQRCRVHFMRNALARVPRGAQAMVSAAIRTIFAQPDRDSAYSQLRRVADNLRLRFGPVADQLEEAEPDILAYTAFPREHWRQLYSTNPLERLNKEIKRRSNVVGIFPNSQSVIRLIGAVLMEQQDEWEVGRRYFSLDSMKKTLEGAQEEPLIMALPA